A window from Paraburkholderia acidiphila encodes these proteins:
- a CDS encoding cupin domain-containing protein, producing MEIHVSPEAFPYLTRINVLYAFGEIIDIPALVVANSHPWYNQTLCEVNQSVVRLGVVQGEYHWHKHDAEDEFFYVVSGRFLIDLQDRVVDLSPGQAFVVHKGLLHRPRAPEKTVILMVEAKGIVPTGNT from the coding sequence ATGGAGATCCATGTGAGCCCCGAAGCCTTTCCGTATCTGACCCGTATTAACGTCCTCTACGCCTTCGGCGAGATCATCGACATTCCCGCCCTCGTGGTGGCAAACAGCCATCCCTGGTACAACCAGACGCTCTGCGAGGTGAACCAGTCAGTGGTTCGGCTGGGCGTCGTACAGGGTGAATATCACTGGCATAAACATGACGCAGAGGACGAATTCTTCTATGTCGTAAGCGGACGCTTTCTGATCGATCTTCAGGATCGCGTCGTGGATCTGAGTCCGGGACAAGCCTTTGTCGTGCACAAAGGTCTGCTGCATCGCCCGCGAGCGCCCGAGAAAACGGTGATCCTGATGGTCGAGGCAAAGGGGATCGTTCCCACCGGCAACACGTGA
- a CDS encoding oxidoreductase: MADAQQGGFKRVWFITGASRGIGALIAEAALADGNAVVAAGRNVQAIVERLGESAALLPVALDVTNEAQAKQAVQLAVEKFGRVDVLVNNAGFGLLGAVEESADKDVRRMYDTNVFGLLNVTRAVLPTMRANRSGHVINISSIGGYRAAAGFGVYSSTKFAVEGITEAMHAELKPLGIHATVVEPGYFRTDFLDASSLVVAPDVIDDYDETSGAVRRKAVQMNHNQPGDPTKLAAALITLVDAANPPLRLPLGTDTLAAIAAKNAYVTQEMETWKDLSTSTDFAA; this comes from the coding sequence ATGGCTGACGCTCAACAAGGCGGCTTCAAACGCGTATGGTTCATCACCGGCGCTTCGCGAGGCATTGGTGCATTGATTGCCGAAGCAGCGCTCGCGGACGGCAACGCGGTCGTAGCCGCCGGGCGCAACGTCCAGGCTATCGTTGAGCGCCTCGGCGAATCGGCTGCGTTGCTGCCGGTGGCGCTCGACGTGACCAACGAGGCCCAGGCAAAACAGGCGGTGCAATTGGCGGTTGAAAAATTCGGCCGCGTCGATGTACTGGTGAACAACGCCGGCTTCGGTCTGCTGGGGGCGGTGGAAGAATCCGCCGACAAGGACGTGCGCCGCATGTACGACACGAATGTATTCGGACTGCTGAACGTCACGCGTGCCGTGTTACCGACGATGCGCGCAAACCGCTCGGGGCACGTGATCAATATCTCATCGATTGGCGGCTATCGGGCCGCGGCCGGCTTCGGCGTGTACTCGTCGACGAAATTCGCCGTCGAAGGCATTACGGAAGCCATGCATGCCGAACTGAAACCGCTGGGCATTCACGCGACCGTCGTCGAGCCGGGCTATTTCCGCACGGACTTTCTCGACGCGTCCTCGCTGGTCGTGGCGCCCGACGTCATCGACGACTACGACGAAACCTCGGGCGCGGTTCGCCGCAAGGCCGTGCAGATGAATCACAACCAGCCCGGCGACCCGACAAAGCTTGCGGCCGCATTGATCACGCTCGTCGACGCGGCTAATCCGCCGCTGCGCCTGCCGCTCGGTACAGACACACTGGCCGCCATCGCTGCAAAAAACGCTTATGTGACGCAGGAAATGGAAACGTGGAAGGATCTTTCGACGTCGACGGATTTCGCTGCGTGA
- a CDS encoding outer membrane lipoprotein, whose product MMPMFSTRSVLTAALVAAASLSLSACVAPGYTPYGAQQGYQAQYSQPAYAQPGTVQQPAYAPPPAPQQPYDTQSNGQYGAQYNPQYGNQYGTQYGTISRIQPLSSATGASGIAGTVVGALVGGVLGNQVGGGHGRDAATVIGALGGAYAGNQIGQQMGQPAGFQIDVQLSDGSTRAFNVPTPGDLRPGDRVQVNGSQLARY is encoded by the coding sequence GTGATGCCCATGTTCTCTACCAGGTCCGTCCTCACCGCCGCGCTTGTCGCTGCAGCAAGTCTCTCGTTGTCGGCATGCGTTGCTCCGGGATATACGCCGTACGGCGCGCAGCAAGGCTACCAGGCCCAGTACAGCCAGCCTGCCTATGCACAACCGGGCACCGTGCAGCAACCCGCCTATGCGCCGCCGCCCGCGCCGCAACAGCCGTACGACACACAAAGCAACGGCCAGTACGGTGCGCAGTACAACCCGCAATACGGCAACCAATATGGCACGCAGTACGGCACGATCTCGAGAATCCAGCCGTTGAGCAGCGCCACGGGGGCTTCGGGCATTGCCGGGACCGTGGTCGGGGCACTGGTTGGCGGCGTACTCGGCAATCAGGTCGGTGGCGGCCACGGTCGCGACGCCGCGACCGTCATCGGCGCGCTGGGCGGAGCGTATGCGGGCAACCAGATCGGCCAGCAGATGGGCCAGCCCGCAGGCTTCCAGATCGATGTGCAGCTGAGCGACGGCTCCACCCGTGCGTTCAACGTGCCGACGCCCGGCGACCTGCGACCGGGCGACCGTGTGCAGGTCAACGGCAGCCAGCTTGCGCGCTACTGA
- a CDS encoding helix-turn-helix transcriptional regulator, translated as MLRVLEPGDYFGSTTLQYGDDGISVVETHFATDLIIPQHEHVNPFFCFVLDGRGTRSWPTRRGADGPMSLTFFPAGVPHANCWYGAGGRALHLEFSSAWLQRLGGRTRVLDRPDDFASGAPLSFMRRLVRECHEQDCATPLAVEGLVLELLAACERSVPRVATVGGSRRWLARVEALLHDRFRESLTLEEIASDNHVSADHLAREFRKHFGCTVGEYVRQLRLDFACAQLTRGHDSLAAIALAAGFTDQSHFTRVFRRRMGLTPGAYRAQLCADRSRTKD; from the coding sequence ATGCTGAGAGTACTTGAACCGGGCGACTACTTCGGCAGCACCACCCTGCAATACGGCGATGATGGAATTTCGGTCGTGGAGACGCATTTCGCAACGGATCTGATCATCCCGCAGCACGAACACGTGAATCCGTTTTTCTGTTTCGTGCTGGATGGCCGCGGTACACGCTCCTGGCCAACGCGCCGCGGCGCGGACGGGCCAATGTCGTTGACGTTTTTCCCCGCAGGCGTACCGCATGCGAATTGTTGGTACGGAGCCGGCGGACGGGCACTCCATCTCGAGTTTTCGTCCGCGTGGCTGCAGCGGCTTGGCGGCCGCACCCGGGTCCTCGATCGTCCGGACGACTTTGCCAGCGGCGCGCCGCTGTCGTTCATGCGCCGTCTGGTTCGCGAGTGCCATGAACAGGATTGCGCTACGCCGTTGGCGGTGGAAGGTCTGGTACTCGAACTGCTTGCTGCGTGCGAACGGTCCGTCCCGCGCGTGGCGACGGTCGGCGGCTCGCGTCGATGGCTCGCCCGTGTGGAAGCATTACTGCACGATCGCTTTCGCGAGTCGTTGACACTGGAAGAAATTGCTTCGGACAACCATGTTTCAGCCGACCACCTCGCGCGTGAATTCCGCAAGCACTTTGGCTGCACTGTGGGCGAGTACGTGCGCCAGCTTCGGCTCGACTTCGCTTGCGCACAATTGACCCGTGGGCACGATTCGCTCGCAGCTATTGCTCTGGCCGCCGGTTTCACCGACCAAAGCCACTTTACGCGCGTGTTTCGTCGCCGAATGGGGCTGACACCTGGCGCGTACCGCGCGCAGTTGTGCGCAGATCGCTCCCGTACCAAAGATTGA
- a CDS encoding LysR family transcriptional regulator codes for MNEIRAITTFVRAAALGSLRGAAVDQGISPQAASHAVMQLEKELGVRLFHRTTRKLSLTEEGQRLLNSVEPALAILSSALDEARRSKEDVAGMLRVSAPRAFGLPVLWPYFEEFQKRYQNVQLEVQFDDQFTDLVTDRSDVGFRGGPPPSGGSIARRLVPIQLIVCASPDYIERHGAPRTIEELAQHRCTGYRRANTGKLAQWQFRVGDEIVYRDVPAAICVNDTELETQAVLSGLGIGQLGSFNATTHIRSGRLIPLLMEHATEYGTIYIYYKHRTEQSLRVKTFIDFMVERMAGNRNFFLDASELGATQQPQQKRAAKRRG; via the coding sequence ATGAACGAAATTCGTGCGATCACCACTTTCGTCCGGGCCGCGGCGCTTGGCAGCCTGCGTGGCGCGGCGGTCGATCAAGGCATCTCGCCGCAGGCCGCAAGCCACGCGGTCATGCAACTGGAGAAGGAACTGGGCGTGCGGCTCTTTCATCGGACCACGCGCAAGCTGAGCCTGACCGAGGAGGGCCAGCGGCTCCTCAACAGCGTGGAGCCGGCGCTCGCCATTCTGTCGTCAGCGCTCGACGAGGCCCGGCGCTCGAAAGAGGACGTGGCCGGCATGCTGCGCGTGAGCGCGCCGCGTGCATTCGGGCTTCCGGTGCTGTGGCCGTACTTCGAGGAATTCCAGAAACGTTATCAGAACGTGCAGCTCGAAGTGCAATTCGACGATCAATTCACGGATCTCGTGACCGACCGCTCGGACGTGGGATTTCGCGGTGGACCGCCGCCTTCGGGCGGCTCGATCGCACGGCGGCTGGTGCCGATTCAGCTGATCGTGTGTGCGTCGCCGGACTATATCGAGCGCCACGGCGCGCCGCGCACGATCGAAGAACTCGCTCAGCATCGCTGCACGGGATACCGCCGCGCCAACACGGGCAAGCTTGCGCAGTGGCAGTTCCGCGTTGGCGACGAAATCGTCTATCGCGACGTGCCCGCCGCCATTTGCGTGAACGATACGGAACTGGAAACGCAGGCTGTGCTGTCGGGGCTCGGCATCGGGCAGCTGGGTAGCTTCAACGCCACGACGCATATCCGAAGCGGTCGACTTATTCCGCTATTGATGGAGCACGCCACCGAATATGGCACGATCTACATCTACTATAAACACCGGACCGAACAATCGCTGCGCGTGAAGACGTTCATCGACTTCATGGTTGAGCGCATGGCCGGCAACCGGAACTTTTTCCTCGATGCGTCCGAGCTTGGCGCTACGCAGCAGCCTCAGCAGAAGCGTGCTGCGAAGCGACGTGGATAG
- a CDS encoding SDR family NAD(P)-dependent oxidoreductase, which yields MNPSFSFDFTSKIAIVTGGGSGIGKEVAARLVKGGARVVIGGRDEAKLREAAAQIDPSGANVRFHAGDIALPATAAALVGLATEAFGGVDILINNAGIFRPKAFLDVTEAEYDGFLDTILKGKFFMAQAAAKAMLKRGGGAIVQTGSLWALQAIGATPSAAYSAANAGVHALTRNLAIELAPSNIRINTVAPGVVETPVYRTFMTEDEVSKTLPGFNAFHPLGRNGQPADVAEAMLFLASPHASWITGTVLPVDGGVMAGRHA from the coding sequence ATGAACCCAAGTTTTTCTTTTGATTTTACGTCCAAGATCGCCATTGTTACCGGCGGCGGTTCCGGCATCGGCAAGGAAGTGGCCGCGCGTCTCGTGAAGGGCGGCGCGCGCGTTGTCATCGGCGGGCGCGATGAAGCGAAGTTGCGCGAGGCGGCCGCGCAAATCGATCCTTCAGGCGCCAATGTGCGTTTTCATGCCGGCGACATCGCGCTGCCGGCCACCGCGGCTGCGTTGGTTGGCCTCGCGACCGAGGCGTTCGGCGGCGTCGACATTCTCATCAACAACGCCGGCATTTTCCGGCCCAAAGCGTTTCTCGACGTGACCGAGGCCGAATACGACGGCTTTCTCGACACGATCCTCAAAGGCAAGTTCTTCATGGCACAGGCCGCTGCGAAAGCCATGCTCAAGCGCGGCGGCGGCGCCATCGTGCAGACGGGTTCGCTCTGGGCACTGCAGGCCATCGGCGCCACGCCTTCCGCGGCCTATTCGGCGGCGAATGCGGGCGTGCATGCGCTCACGCGCAATCTCGCCATCGAACTCGCGCCCTCGAACATTCGCATCAATACCGTCGCGCCGGGCGTCGTGGAAACGCCGGTCTATCGCACCTTCATGACCGAGGACGAGGTCAGCAAAACGCTGCCGGGGTTCAACGCGTTTCATCCGCTCGGGCGCAACGGTCAGCCCGCGGATGTTGCCGAGGCCATGCTCTTTCTCGCGTCGCCTCACGCTTCGTGGATCACGGGCACCGTGCTGCCGGTGGACGGCGGCGTGATGGCTGGCCGCCACGCCTGA
- a CDS encoding DoxX family protein, whose protein sequence is MIHTVSIWLLVAGFFGAGLFNAIGTPATRDDFARWGYPHWWGRLTGALEMMCALLLALPASRMAGLALAALVIAAAVLTVLRHRDFTHLVPLGVFVAVIALAGIST, encoded by the coding sequence ATGATCCATACCGTTTCGATCTGGCTTCTCGTTGCCGGCTTCTTCGGCGCAGGTCTCTTCAACGCGATCGGCACGCCCGCGACGCGAGACGATTTCGCCCGGTGGGGGTACCCGCACTGGTGGGGCCGTTTAACCGGCGCACTGGAGATGATGTGCGCCCTTCTGCTTGCGCTTCCTGCCAGTCGCATGGCTGGCCTGGCGCTTGCGGCGCTCGTCATTGCGGCTGCCGTTTTGACCGTTCTGCGTCACCGCGACTTCACACACCTTGTGCCACTGGGTGTCTTTGTCGCCGTGATCGCGCTCGCAGGGATATCGACGTGA
- a CDS encoding TetR/AcrR family transcriptional regulator — protein MSIAERKGRQRAERESRIIAAARSIAEREGWDAVTVRRLAEEIEYSQPVLYSHFENRDAIVAAVAVEGFQELAVALQDAARGSSAQQNALENVAMTYLGFAARCPALYEAMFTLPTNLRFAEPETRAELRAGFEALASVVAPFCTDVEDATETFWAALHGLAELERSGRIRPGARVARIRLVVRAVVVSRSVIDE, from the coding sequence TTGAGTATCGCCGAGCGCAAAGGCAGGCAACGGGCTGAGCGCGAGTCGCGCATCATCGCGGCAGCGCGGTCGATCGCGGAGCGCGAAGGGTGGGACGCCGTAACGGTGCGCCGCCTCGCCGAAGAGATCGAATATAGCCAGCCGGTTCTCTACTCGCATTTCGAGAACAGGGATGCGATCGTCGCAGCGGTTGCAGTCGAGGGTTTTCAGGAACTCGCGGTCGCGCTTCAGGACGCAGCGCGTGGATCGAGCGCGCAACAGAACGCCCTCGAAAATGTCGCCATGACCTATCTCGGCTTCGCAGCGCGTTGTCCTGCGCTCTACGAGGCGATGTTTACCCTTCCAACGAATCTGCGGTTTGCCGAACCCGAGACCCGAGCGGAACTGCGAGCGGGTTTCGAAGCGCTCGCATCGGTCGTCGCGCCGTTCTGCACCGATGTCGAGGACGCGACCGAGACGTTTTGGGCCGCCTTGCATGGGCTTGCGGAACTCGAACGTTCAGGCCGAATCCGCCCCGGCGCGCGGGTTGCACGCATCAGGCTGGTTGTTCGGGCGGTTGTCGTTTCTCGTAGTGTCATTGATGAATAA
- a CDS encoding transposase, whose protein sequence is MTRLARHYVPEQPQHVILQGLTGPAFLDEGDYLYFLACLADAARVADLAVHAWVLMPDAVQFLVTPSYESSVAMAMQAVSRRYVDAFNRRHGRRGMVWRGGYHATVIEPERYFLLASQVIDHAPVRNGLVAEPGNYAWSSYSHHIGQRVDRFIKEHPLYRALGNTPFERYESYRDLGAQPLDEREVDNLMQSTLKGWVLGSAAYCEWAAQTANRRLTPLLLRDRPPKVRAAGAFAHEG, encoded by the coding sequence ATGACACGGCTCGCACGGCACTACGTCCCAGAACAACCGCAGCACGTTATCTTGCAGGGGCTCACAGGGCCCGCCTTTCTCGACGAAGGAGACTACCTTTACTTTCTCGCCTGCCTGGCGGACGCAGCGCGCGTCGCCGATCTGGCAGTCCACGCGTGGGTCCTCATGCCTGACGCGGTCCAGTTTCTCGTCACGCCTTCATACGAGTCGAGCGTGGCCATGGCGATGCAGGCGGTCAGCCGTCGCTATGTCGATGCCTTCAACCGCCGCCACGGACGCCGCGGTATGGTGTGGCGTGGCGGGTACCACGCAACCGTGATCGAGCCCGAGCGCTATTTCCTGCTCGCGAGTCAGGTCATCGATCATGCGCCGGTGCGCAACGGCCTCGTGGCCGAGCCGGGAAACTACGCGTGGTCGAGCTACTCGCACCACATCGGACAGCGCGTCGATCGCTTCATCAAGGAGCATCCGCTCTACCGGGCGCTCGGCAATACGCCGTTCGAGCGCTACGAGTCATACCGCGATCTGGGCGCACAGCCACTCGATGAGCGTGAAGTCGACAATCTGATGCAGTCCACGCTCAAGGGCTGGGTGCTCGGCAGCGCCGCGTATTGCGAGTGGGCGGCGCAGACAGCCAACCGCCGATTGACGCCGCTCCTGTTGCGCGACCGCCCGCCCAAGGTTCGCGCGGCAGGCGCCTTCGCACACGAGGGCTAA
- a CDS encoding DUF4267 domain-containing protein yields the protein MHPLSIGLALFLALAIIVIGTLYLVRPMATTRSFGLPLPGTGANIAWWLRLKGVRDIASGLAVLAFMVWGTPLAIGIILLALALIPVGDMLVVLAAKGSTRSAFGMHGVTAVVMVFTAVSMMMGGR from the coding sequence ATGCATCCGCTTTCGATTGGACTGGCGCTCTTTCTGGCCCTCGCGATTATCGTGATCGGCACCCTATATCTTGTGAGGCCAATGGCCACGACGCGCAGCTTCGGCCTGCCGCTTCCAGGAACCGGCGCCAACATCGCCTGGTGGCTTCGCCTCAAGGGCGTGCGCGACATTGCGTCGGGACTGGCCGTGCTGGCATTCATGGTGTGGGGCACGCCGCTGGCGATCGGCATCATCCTGCTTGCCCTGGCCTTGATCCCCGTTGGCGACATGCTGGTCGTTCTGGCGGCTAAAGGCTCCACCCGAAGCGCCTTCGGCATGCACGGCGTGACAGCCGTGGTGATGGTCTTCACGGCGGTTTCGATGATGATGGGCGGGCGCTGA
- a CDS encoding BON domain-containing protein — translation MKSNLRYLRYALCAFSLLTAAGMAQAQSASAPMDTSMAPAATQAAPTSATKTDRALARAVRRALSRAQGFNVSGVFVRARSGAVTLSGTVRTGDQIRQAEEVTRSVQGVTSVSNKLTLFHGGNG, via the coding sequence ATGAAATCGAACCTGCGATACCTGCGATACGCCTTGTGTGCGTTTTCTCTTTTGACCGCTGCTGGCATGGCTCAAGCCCAGTCGGCGAGTGCGCCGATGGACACGTCGATGGCGCCGGCCGCGACTCAGGCGGCGCCCACCAGTGCGACGAAAACGGACCGCGCGCTCGCCCGAGCTGTGCGGCGCGCATTGTCCAGAGCGCAAGGGTTCAACGTTTCCGGCGTTTTCGTTCGCGCGCGCAGCGGCGCGGTGACGCTGAGCGGGACGGTTCGCACGGGCGATCAGATCCGCCAGGCGGAAGAGGTGACGCGTTCGGTGCAGGGCGTCACTTCGGTCTCGAACAAACTGACGCTCTTTCACGGCGGGAACGGCTGA
- the tatA gene encoding Sec-independent protein translocase subunit TatA, with protein MGSLSIWHWMIVLLIVALIFGTKKLRNIGGDLGGAVKGFKESMAQSEMPAVQRELPGSGALDVEAKDVTRSGEFR; from the coding sequence ATGGGTTCGTTGAGCATTTGGCACTGGATGATCGTTCTGCTGATCGTGGCACTCATTTTCGGCACGAAAAAACTACGGAATATCGGGGGCGATCTGGGCGGTGCGGTGAAGGGATTCAAGGAAAGCATGGCGCAAAGCGAAATGCCCGCAGTGCAGCGCGAATTGCCAGGCAGCGGTGCGCTCGACGTGGAAGCGAAGGACGTGACGCGTTCGGGCGAGTTCCGTTAG
- the acnB gene encoding bifunctional aconitate hydratase 2/2-methylisocitrate dehydratase: protein MLENYRAHVAARAALGIPPLPLTAQQTAELVELLTSPPAGEEQTLVDLITNRVPAGVDEAARVKAGFLAAVAKGETACALISRARATELLGTMLGGYNIAPLIELLADAEVGTVAAESLKKTLLMFDQFHDVKELADKGNANAKAVLQSWADAEWFTSRPEVPQSLTITVFKVTGETNTDDLSPAPDATTRPDIPMHALAMLKNARPGITPEEDGKRGPIKFIESLKEKGHLVAYVGDVVGTGSSRKSATNSVLWFTGEDIPFIPNKRFGGVCLGGKIAPIFYNTMEDAGALPIELDVSQMEMGDVVELRPYEGKALKNGAVISEFQVKSDVLFDEVRAGGRIPLIIGRGLTAKAREALGLAPSTLFRLPQQPADSGKGFSLAQKMVGRACGLPEGQGVRPGTYCEPKMTSVGSQDTTGPMTRDELKDLACLGFSADLVMQSFCHTAAYPKPVDVKTHQTLPNFISTRGGIALRPGDGVIHSWLNRMLLPDTVGTGGDSHTRFPIGISFPAGSGLVAFAAATGTMPLDMPESVLVRFKGKMQPGVTLRDLVNAIPLWAIKQGTLTVAKQGKKNIFSGRILEIEGLPDLKVEQAFELSDASAERSAAGCTVHLNKEPIIEYLNSNITLLKWMIAQGYQDPRSLQRRIKAMEAWLADPQLLQPDADAEYAAVIEIDLADIHEPIVACPNDPDDVKTLSDVAGAKIDEVFIGSCMTNIGHFRAASKLLEGKRDIPVKLWVAPPTKMDQKQLTEEGHYGVFGTAGARTEMPGCSLCMGNQAQVREGATVMSTSTRNFPNRLGKNTNVYLGSAELAAICSRLGKIPTKEEYMADMGVLSANGDKIYQYMNFDQIEDFKEVADTVTM from the coding sequence ATGCTTGAAAACTATCGCGCTCACGTAGCCGCACGCGCCGCGCTCGGCATTCCTCCCCTGCCGCTCACGGCCCAGCAGACCGCCGAACTGGTGGAACTGCTGACGAGCCCGCCTGCTGGCGAAGAGCAAACGCTGGTCGACCTGATCACGAACCGCGTGCCCGCAGGCGTCGACGAAGCCGCTCGCGTGAAGGCTGGCTTCCTCGCTGCCGTGGCCAAGGGCGAAACCGCCTGCGCGCTGATCTCGCGCGCTCGCGCCACCGAACTGCTCGGCACGATGCTGGGCGGCTACAACATCGCCCCGCTGATCGAGCTGCTGGCCGACGCCGAAGTGGGCACCGTGGCCGCCGAGTCGCTGAAGAAAACCCTGCTAATGTTCGACCAGTTCCACGACGTCAAGGAACTCGCCGACAAGGGCAACGCCAATGCAAAGGCCGTGCTGCAAAGCTGGGCCGACGCCGAATGGTTCACGAGCCGTCCGGAAGTGCCGCAAAGCCTGACCATCACCGTGTTCAAGGTGACGGGCGAAACCAACACCGACGACCTCTCGCCGGCCCCGGACGCCACCACGCGCCCGGACATCCCGATGCACGCGCTGGCCATGCTGAAGAACGCGCGCCCCGGCATCACCCCGGAAGAAGACGGCAAGCGCGGCCCGATCAAGTTCATCGAATCGCTGAAGGAAAAGGGTCACCTGGTCGCCTACGTGGGCGACGTGGTCGGCACCGGCTCCTCGCGCAAGTCGGCCACCAACTCGGTGCTGTGGTTCACGGGCGAAGACATCCCCTTCATCCCGAACAAGCGCTTCGGCGGCGTGTGCCTCGGCGGCAAGATCGCCCCGATCTTCTACAACACGATGGAAGACGCCGGCGCACTGCCGATCGAACTCGACGTGTCGCAGATGGAAATGGGCGACGTGGTCGAACTGCGTCCGTACGAAGGCAAGGCGCTCAAGAACGGCGCAGTCATCTCCGAATTCCAGGTCAAGTCGGACGTGCTGTTCGACGAAGTGCGCGCCGGCGGCCGCATTCCGCTGATCATCGGCCGCGGCCTGACCGCCAAGGCGCGTGAAGCGCTGGGTCTGGCCCCGTCGACGCTGTTCCGTCTGCCGCAGCAACCGGCCGACAGCGGCAAGGGTTTCTCGCTCGCGCAGAAGATGGTTGGCCGCGCATGCGGTCTGCCGGAAGGCCAGGGCGTGCGCCCGGGCACGTACTGCGAACCGAAGATGACCTCGGTCGGCTCGCAGGACACCACCGGCCCGATGACGCGCGACGAACTGAAGGACCTGGCCTGCCTCGGCTTCTCGGCCGACCTCGTCATGCAGTCGTTCTGCCACACCGCCGCTTATCCGAAGCCGGTCGACGTCAAGACGCACCAGACGCTGCCGAACTTCATCAGCACGCGCGGCGGTATCGCGCTGCGTCCGGGCGACGGCGTGATCCACTCGTGGCTGAACCGCATGCTGCTGCCCGACACCGTCGGCACCGGCGGCGACTCGCACACGCGCTTCCCGATCGGCATCAGCTTCCCGGCGGGTTCGGGTCTGGTCGCCTTCGCGGCCGCCACCGGCACGATGCCGCTGGACATGCCGGAGTCGGTGCTCGTGCGCTTCAAGGGCAAGATGCAGCCGGGCGTGACCCTGCGTGACCTCGTCAACGCGATCCCGCTGTGGGCCATCAAGCAAGGCACGCTGACGGTCGCCAAGCAAGGCAAGAAGAACATTTTCTCGGGTCGCATTCTCGAAATCGAAGGCCTGCCCGACCTGAAGGTCGAGCAAGCGTTCGAACTGTCGGATGCGTCGGCTGAGCGTTCGGCCGCCGGTTGCACGGTGCACCTGAACAAGGAACCGATCATCGAATACCTCAACAGCAATATCACGCTGCTGAAGTGGATGATCGCCCAGGGCTACCAGGACCCGCGCAGCCTCCAGCGCCGTATCAAGGCGATGGAAGCGTGGCTGGCCGACCCGCAACTGCTGCAACCGGATGCGGACGCCGAGTACGCTGCCGTCATCGAAATCGATCTGGCCGACATCCACGAGCCGATCGTGGCCTGCCCGAACGATCCGGACGACGTGAAGACGCTGTCGGATGTCGCTGGCGCCAAGATCGACGAAGTGTTCATCGGCTCGTGCATGACCAACATCGGTCACTTCCGTGCCGCGTCGAAGCTGCTCGAAGGCAAGCGCGACATTCCGGTCAAGCTGTGGGTCGCGCCGCCGACCAAGATGGACCAGAAGCAGCTGACCGAAGAAGGCCACTACGGCGTGTTCGGCACGGCTGGCGCGCGTACCGAAATGCCGGGCTGCTCGCTGTGCATGGGTAACCAGGCACAGGTGCGCGAAGGTGCGACGGTCATGTCGACGTCGACGCGTAACTTCCCGAACCGTCTGGGCAAGAACACGAACGTGTACCTCGGCTCGGCGGAACTGGCGGCGATCTGCTCGCGTCTGGGCAAGATCCCGACCAAGGAAGAGTACATGGCCGACATGGGCGTGCTCAGCGCCAACGGCGACAAGATCTATCAGTACATGAACTTCGACCAGATCGAAGACTTCAAGGAAGTGGCCGATACGGTGACGATGTAA